In Actinoplanes octamycinicus, the genomic window TCGTCGACCTCACCCCGGGGATCCGCTCGCTGCAGATCCACGTCGACCCGGCGGTGCTGCCGGTCCGCAAGCTGCTCGACGTGGTCCGGTCCATCGAGCTGCCGGCCACCCGCGACCTGGAGGTGCCCAGCCGGACCGTGCACCTGCCGCTGTCCTGGGACGACCCGGCCACCCGGGAGGCGATCGCCCGCTACATGGCCGGCGTGCGCGACGACGCGCCGTGGTGCCCGTGGAACATCGAGTTCATCCGCCGAGTCAACGGTCTCGACTCGGTCGACGACGTCTACCGGACCGTCTACGACGCCAGTTACCTGGTGCTCGGCCTCGGCGACGTGTACCTCGGCGCGCCGGTGGCCACCCCGCTCGACCCGCGGCACCGGCTGGTCACCACCAAGTACAACCCGGCGCGCACCTGGACGCCGGAGAACGCGGTCGGGATCGGCGGGGCGTACCTGTGCATCTACGGGATGGAGGGGCCGGGCGGCTACCAGTTCGTCGGCCGTACCGTGCAGATCTGGTCCCGCTGGCGGCGCGAGGCCGGCGACCCGTGGCTGCTGCGCCACTTCGACCGGATCCAGTGGTACCCGGTCGGTGCCGAGGAACTGCTCGACCTGCGGGCCGACGTGGCCGCCGGGCGGCACCGGCTGCGGATCGACGACGGGACGTTCCGGCTCGCCGACCACGAGGCGTTCCTGGAGTCCAACGCGGCGTCGATCGCCGACTTCCGGGCGCGGCAGGCGACCGCTTTCGGCCAGGAGCGGGAGGCGTGGGCGGCGGCCGGGGAATTCGATCCCCGGCCCGAGCCGGAAGCACCGCCGGCCGCCGGGACGGTCACCGTTCCCGACGGTGGGACGCTGGTGGAGGCGCCGTTCGTGTCCAGTGTCTGGCGGGTCGACGTGCGGCCCGGTGACCGGGTCGTCGCCGGGCAGCCGCTGCTCGCGCTCGAGGCGATGAAGCTGGAGACCGTGGTCACCGCGCCGTGCGACGGGCAGGTCGCCGACATCCTCGTCATCCCCGGCGCGCAGGTCGCGCCGGGCAGCCCGCTCGTCGTCCTCGGGAGCCCCGCATGAAAGACCGCGTTCGCGCCGCCTACGCCCGGCTCGCCCGGGAGGAGCGTCCGGAAGCCTGGATCACTCTGCGGCCCGAGGTGGACGTGCTCGCCGACGCGGCCGTCGTCGAGGCGCGCCTGGCCGCGGGGGAGGACCTGCCGCTGGCCGGAAAGCTGCTCGCGGTCAAGGACAACATCGACGTCGCCGGGCTGCCCACCACCGCGGGCTGCCCCGCCTATGCCTACCAGCCGGACCGCAGCGCGTCCGCGGTGCAACGGCTCGTCGACGCCGGCGCGCTGGTGCTCGGCAAGACCAATCTGGACCAGTTCGCGACCGGGCTGGTCGGCACCCGCAGCCCGTACGGGGCGGTCCGCGACGTCCGCGACCCGGCCCGGGTCTCCGGTGGCTCCAGCTCCGGGTCGGCGGTGGTGGTCGCGCTCGGCATCGCCGACCTGGCCCTCGGCACCGACACGGCCGGGTCGGGGCGGGTGCCGGCCGCCTTCCAGGGCATCGTCGGGATGAAGCCGACCCCGGGGCTCGTGCCGGTCGACGGGGTGGTGCCGGCCTGCCGCAGCTTCGACTGCGTGACCGTTTTCGCTCGCACACTCGGCGAGGGTCGGCAGGCGCTCGCCATCATGAGCGACCCGGCGCCGCACTCCGCCGCGTCGCCCTTGTCCGCGCCGCCGCATCCGGTCGTCGCGGTCCCCGACCGGTCCGAGCTGATCGGGCTGTCACCGGACTGGCTCGACGCGTTCGACCAGGTCGCGAAGGACCTCGAAGCGGCCGGCGCCCGGCTGCGCCCGATCCGGCTCGCCCCGTTCCTGGCCGCCGCGAAACTGCTCTACAACGGTGGCTTCGTCGCCGAACGCTACGCCGCGGTCGGCGCCTTCATCGACGAACATCCGGATCAGGTCGATCCGACGGTCCGGGCCATCATCAGCCCCGCCCGGGACATCCCGGCCCACGTGCTGGTGACCGATACCGAACGCCTCTCCCGGCTGCGCGCCGAGGCGATGGCGGAGTGGGGCGACGCCGACGCGCTGCTGCTGCCGACCGCCCCGAGCCACCCGACGATCGCCGAGGTCGCCGCGGACCCGATCGGCGTCAACGCGACCCTCGGCACGTACACCAACTTCTGCAACCTGTTCGGGCTCAGCGCCGTCGCGGTCCCGGCCGCCTTCGGCGTCCAGATCATCGCCAGAGGCTTCGCGGACGCGGTCGCCGCCGACGTCGCGGCCCTGGTCCTCGGCGAAGACCCGCTTTCCGGTACGGCCACCCGTGGCCTCCCGTTGCTGGTGGTCGGCGCGCACCTGACCGGGCAGCCGCTGAACCACCAGCTCACGTCACCGGGCGGCAGATTCGTGCGAGCGGCCCGCACCGCCCCGCGCTACCGCCTGCACGCCCTGCCCACCGAACCCCCCAAGCCCGGCCTGGTCCGGGTCGCCACGGACGGCGCCGCCATCGAGGGTGAAGTGTGGGAACTGCCGCCGGACGCGCTCGGCCGGTTCCTCGCCGCTCTGCCCAGCCCGATGGTCCTGGGCCGGGTCGAGCTGGAGGACGGCACCAGCGTGACCGGTTTCCTCTGCGAGGGCGTGGGCTTGGTCGACGCACCGGACATCACCGCTCACGGCGGCTGGCGCGCCTACTTGTCGTCCTTGCCTTCCGCCACCCCCGGCTCCGCCTCCGCCGAGTCTCCCTTTTTCGCCGTTCCCGCCGCCGCGTCTTCCTCTTCCGCCGTTCCCGCCGCCGCGTCTCCGTCTTCGGCCGTCCCCGCCGCCGCGTCGCCCTCTTCCGCCGCATCCCACTCTGTCGTCGAGGAGCATCGATGAACTCGCTCGCCCTGCACGCGCCCCGCTACGTCCTCGGCGACCTGTTACTCACCCGCGTCCGCGGCGCCGACGTCCTCCTGGTCACCGGCGGCGCCGCCCTGATCGGCCTGTCCGCCCAGATCGCCGTCCCCGTCCCGGGCAGCCCGGTCCCGGTCACCGGCCAGACCTTGGCCGTCCTGCTCTGCGCCGCCGCCCTCGGCCCCTGGCGCGGCCCGGCCGCCACCCTGGCCTACGTTTTCGCCGGCCTGGCCGGAGTCCCGTGGTTCGCCGGCGGCGCCTCCGGCCTCACTGGCGCGACCTTCGGCTATCTCCTGGGCATGATCGCCGCCGCGGCGGTGGTCGGCGCCTTGGCCCGCTACGGCGCCGACCGCACCCCGTGGCGCACAGTCCCGGCGATGCTCCTCGGCAACGTCGTCATCTACACGGTCGGGGTCTCCTGGCTGGCGGTAACCCTGCACCTGAACGCCACCACCGCCGTCCGAGTCGGCCTGGTCCCGTTCCTGCTCGGCGACGCCCTGAAGGTCCTGATCGCCGCCGGGGTCCTCCCCGCCGCCTGGCACCTCACCCGCAGGACGCCGAGGAGCCGGTGAGGCGCGGTGCCGTCGCGCTCAGGC contains:
- the atzF gene encoding allophanate hydrolase, producing MKDRVRAAYARLAREERPEAWITLRPEVDVLADAAVVEARLAAGEDLPLAGKLLAVKDNIDVAGLPTTAGCPAYAYQPDRSASAVQRLVDAGALVLGKTNLDQFATGLVGTRSPYGAVRDVRDPARVSGGSSSGSAVVVALGIADLALGTDTAGSGRVPAAFQGIVGMKPTPGLVPVDGVVPACRSFDCVTVFARTLGEGRQALAIMSDPAPHSAASPLSAPPHPVVAVPDRSELIGLSPDWLDAFDQVAKDLEAAGARLRPIRLAPFLAAAKLLYNGGFVAERYAAVGAFIDEHPDQVDPTVRAIISPARDIPAHVLVTDTERLSRLRAEAMAEWGDADALLLPTAPSHPTIAEVAADPIGVNATLGTYTNFCNLFGLSAVAVPAAFGVQIIARGFADAVAADVAALVLGEDPLSGTATRGLPLLVVGAHLTGQPLNHQLTSPGGRFVRAARTAPRYRLHALPTEPPKPGLVRVATDGAAIEGEVWELPPDALGRFLAALPSPMVLGRVELEDGTSVTGFLCEGVGLVDAPDITAHGGWRAYLSSLPSATPGSASAESPFFAVPAAASSSSAVPAAASPSSAVPAAASPSSAASHSVVEEHR
- a CDS encoding biotin transporter BioY, which produces MNSLALHAPRYVLGDLLLTRVRGADVLLVTGGAALIGLSAQIAVPVPGSPVPVTGQTLAVLLCAAALGPWRGPAATLAYVFAGLAGVPWFAGGASGLTGATFGYLLGMIAAAAVVGALARYGADRTPWRTVPAMLLGNVVIYTVGVSWLAVTLHLNATTAVRVGLVPFLLGDALKVLIAAGVLPAAWHLTRRTPRSR